Proteins found in one Siniperca chuatsi isolate FFG_IHB_CAS linkage group LG22, ASM2008510v1, whole genome shotgun sequence genomic segment:
- the lg22h4orf54 gene encoding uncharacterized protein C4orf54 homolog — translation MKTEQSCVETPATLREVKDLLQKLAHGEEVAPEKQHESKYVDLELVDVNTGGAKPGKDRRFGERNQMSVPIYSSGSGARRATAANHELAIKTETETKKKEDSGVGKCAEYVKEGSSDPSSASDLPCLHAKSEDCLKPGDKIEHAITQPEVPNKEDNKKELQSSDNYLSGRSESDDYEEDDDVSLVLSDDCVPCVTEDESHYITTHEIQLSELSDHDGDYDLGVGSSTSWDIEDDNQVYSFVDYASFDGDGAAKDRGDSRQPGSRGAAAAVSTLLESDLCEAAKFTTSDESVSKPQQQCSGSSAGQIHLSIRTTSRAINDPSNIQEQENILYHARHSGDMSRYVFRGVDGKAETLCDRAKCFIAAPGRLHFGRKLVGKEVTGYSSGESSAVSELDDADKEVRNLTARAFKSLAYPYFDAINFSTSSESSASEHGIGINRWSTFVDLKYGNMNMSQGLDQSVVSHQNSTASFEIAKNLDNRGYKDIALASIKPPTSKIFTLNGNPHSASSSTKKIELMGKFSQGHSGVIRLTETLNFRCNVKSRMSEGERRPNFAQNAAGSRSTDEVTNSLPSSQRRGASKPPSKTMEDMHKKAIFASSLIKNVISKKMQFEQERKMERGEISEPHQTPSPCFVHQESDSHRGKGSRELHRQSSKFSESSSDYAIMCVDELGDIVDSGSCDTKSDSRRQDTAAPVPETNLEPANEAGIDTKKGTLEASKSTLLRSQNSAFRCWKDEELEFQKDHKNDKTPEGKSPSANDKEGEWDQYSSGGGKLTKMSHLFVPSIQLLSSDGEVGQQLQNRNYSPCGDGGGIKLRSDNTLYIEDSRSVATSKSPEIKINLRSVRDNKKEPFGVSKLRAPNIGCNTASFIRTDDFKCQALAAAFKGESSDKVPHFMVRDIRDNKGKLQTPIHQVRDVRKLVKSSYHFVSLDNNENKSHFASADSHSEQKKQMPYRNPNSVSPIVIKCQSVNTNSNGKQSGNLIELSKREPFDIDTSSPEGAKSAPMQRAAGTAPIGNSNNSSEGGIGLRIESRIASKRQEKTSDITDKKPESKMANQVALEKLQAAVKTMEQLYVFERNEWKRKNEPQPLTDSHVLSLIASEEHGGPEEEGARGSNNDKTPPAVAASPGTDSLLRREDKVFQTPGSRDDRLVAKSIQATSTTENKNMFSLSSNLKASTTAKSPQPNTITQTPFSTKSFVQRSPKLPVSLKISQRKLSGHEEAESKEVERSTQELLRASADNENYLTIPVKSHASSNKQASSADKTSVYTFTTQTHPTTPSGHLGSGARGQEDHNQSPKRSSIVMETRSPEIPSATIYHSLPLGISTNQPQVYCFSPAITPAPTLDPFLATQRKMLLDPTTGNYYLVDTPVQPATKRLFDPETGQYVDVPMPQPPMTPVPMPISPLALSPGAYGHTYMIYPGFMPTPSVIPARTLVQSQMSVQSEAESGERVSSQQTEGMYMESPFYMATGKSPQAASGAQQQATTNKPPQGFSSFKQPVISITSQQGPRIVAPPSFDGTTMSFVVEHR, via the coding sequence ATGAAGACTGAGCAAAGCTGTGTGGAGACACCGGCCACTCTCCGGGAGGTCAAAGATCTGCTCCAAAAATTGGCGCACGGAGAAGAGGTTGCCCCGGAGAAGCAACATGAAAGCAAATACGTCGATTTGGAGTTAGTGGACGTGAACACAGGCGGGGCAAAACCGGGAAAAGACCGTCGCTTTGGTGAAAGAAACCAAATGTCTGTCCCTATTTACAGCAGCGGCTCCGGGGCTCGGCGCGCAACGGCAGCAAACCATGAGTTGGCGATTAAAACCGAGACTGAAACTAAGAAGAAAGAGGATTCTGGAGTTGGGAAATGTGCGGAATATGTCAAGGAGGGTTCCTCTGACCCATCCTCGGCATCAGATCTTCCTTGTCTTCACGCAAAGTCAGAGGATTGCCTCAAACCAGGAGACAAAATCGAGCACGCCATAACGCAGCCCGAGGTGCCAAATAAAGAAGACAACAAAAAGGAATTACAGAGTAGTGATAATTATCTGAGCGGGAGAAGTGAGTCTGATGATTatgaggaggatgatgatgttAGTTTGGTGCTTTCCGACGATTGCGTCCCGTGCGTAACGGAGGACGAGTCCCATTACATTACCACGCACGAGATCCAGCTCTCAGAGCTTTCTGATCATGATGGGGACTACGACCTCGGGGTGGGCTCCTCCACCAGCTGGGACATTGAGGATGACAACCAGGTGTACTCTTTTGTCGATTACGCTTCTTTTGACGGTGATGGAGCGGCGAAGGACAGGGGGGACAGTCGACAACCTGGCTCTCGgggcgcagcagcagcagtcagcacTCTGCTTGAAAGTGATCTGTGCGAAGCGGCCAAGTTCACCACCTCAGATGAGAGTGTGTCAAAGCCCCAGCAGCAGTGTAGTGGCAGCAGTGCGGGACAGATCCACCTGTCAATCAGAACCACTTCTCGAGCTATAAATGACCCTAGCAACATCCAAGAACAGGAAAATATTCTTTATCATGCCAGGCACTCCGGAGACATGAGTCGCTATGTGTTTAGGGGAGTTGATGGGAAGGCTGAGACGTTGTGTGACAGGGCGAAGTGTTTCATAGCCGCGCCCGGACGCTTACACTTTGGCCGTAAATTGGTGGGAAAAGAGGTCACCGGGTATTCCAGCGGCGAGTCCAGCGCTGTCAGCGAGCTGGACGACGCTGACAAGGAGGTGCGCAACCTGACAGCCAGAGCCTTTAAGAGCCTGGCTTACCCTTACTTTGATGCCATTAATTTCAGCACCTCTAGTGAGTCCTCTGCATCAGAGCATGGGATAGGGATAAACAGGTGGTCCACGTTTGTCGACCTGAAATATGGCAATATGAATATGTCACAAGgactggaccaaagtgttgttTCCCATCAAAACTCAACGGCCTCATTTGAAATAGCCAAAAATCTAGACAATAGAGGTTATAAGGACATTGCACTGGCAAGCATCAAACCGCCCACCAGCAAGATCTTCACTCTGAATGGGAATCCCCACAGCGCATCGTCATCTACAAAGAAAATAGAGCTGATGGGGAAATTCAGTCAGGGCCACAGTGGGGTGATTAGACTCACAGAGACTCTGAACTTCCGTTGCAATGTCAAATCGCGAATGTCTGAGGGAGAAAGGCGCCCTAACTTTGCACAAAACGCTGCAGGATCACGTTCCACAGATGAAGTTACCAACAGTCTGCCAAGCAGCCAGAGGAGAGGGGCCAGTAAGCCGCCCTCTAAAACCATGGAAGACATGCACAAGAAAGCCATATTCGCCTCGAGCCTGatcaaaaatgtgatttctaAGAAGATGCAGTTCGAGCAGGAGCGCAAGATGGAAAGAGGGGAGATCAGTGAGCCGCATCAGACGCCTTCCCCGTGCTTTGTGCACCAGGAGAGCGACAGCCACAGGGGGAAGGGGAGCAGGGAGCTGCACAGACAGAGCTCCAAGTTTTCCGAGAGCAGCTCTGACTACGCCATAATGTGCGTGGATGAATTAGGGGATATCGTGGACAGCGGCTCATGTGATACCAAGAGCGACTCTCGGAGACAAGACACGGCCGCTCCCGTACCAGAAACTAATTTGGAGCCGGCAAATGAAGCTGGAATCGATACTAAAAAAGGCACATTGGAAGCGTCCAAAAGCACGCTGCTTCGCAGCCAAAATAGCGCGTTCAGATGCTGGAAGGACGAGGAGCTAGAGTTTCAAAAGGATCATAAAAACGACAAAACTCCGGAGGGGAAGTCGCCTTCAGCTAACGACAAAGAGGGCGAGTGGGACCAGTACTCATCGGGCGGCGGCaaactgacaaaaatgtcacatttgtttGTGCCAAGTATCCAACTGCTGTCCAGTGACGGAGAAGTCGGACAGCAGCTGCAGAACAGGAACTATTCTCCGtgtggagatggaggagggatAAAATTGCGCTCTGACAACACTTTATACATCGAAGACTCCAGAAGTGTGGCTACATCTAAATCTCCGGAAATTAAAATTAACTTAAGGAGCGTCAGAGACAACAAAAAGGAGCCTTTTGGCGTCTCCAAACTGCGCGCTCCTAATATAGGCTGTAACACTGCCAGCTTCATCAGAACAGATGACTTCAAATGCCAGGCGCTGGCTGCAGCTTTTAAGGGTGAGTCTTCAGATAAAGTTCCGCATTTCATGGTTAGAGACATTAGAGATAATAAAGGAAAGCTGCAGACGCCCATACACCAAGTGAGAGACGTGCGTAAATTGGTTAAAAGTTCCTATCACTTTGTTTCTTTGGATAACAACGAAAATAAATCCCACTTTGCCTCTGCTGACAGCCATTCAGAGCAAAAGAAGCAAATGCCCTATCGAAATCCTAATTCCGTGTCCCCTATAGTGATAAAATGTCAGTCTGTGAATACAAACAGTAACGGAAAACAATCTGGAAATCTTATTGAGTTATCTAAACGGGAGCCGTTTGACATAGACACATCGTCTCCAGAGGGCGCTAAAAGTGCTCCAATGCAAAGGGCAGCAGGGACAGCACCCATAGGTAACTCAAATAATTCATCAGAGGGAGGCATTGGATTGAGGATTGAGAGCAGAATAGCTTCAAAGAGGCAGgaaaaaacatcagatatcACAGATAAGAAACCTGAATCAAAGATGGCGAACCAGGTGGCTTTGGAAAAACTCCAGGCTGCTGTGAAAACCATGGAGCAGCTCTATGTATTTgaaagaaatgaatggaaacggAAGAATGAGCCCCAGCCCCTGACAGACAGCCATGTGCTTTCACTGATAGCCAGCGAGGAGCATGGAGGACCTGAGGAGGAAGGAGCAAGAGGGTCCAACAATGACAAGACGCCACCAGCAGTAGCGGCTTCCCCCGGCACTGACAGCCTGCTGAGGCGAGAGGACAAAGTCTTTCAGACTCCCGGCAGCCGTGATGACAGGCTGGTTGCTAAGTCAATCCAAGCCACCAGCAccacagagaacaaaaacatgttCAGCCTCAGCTCTAACCTTAAGGCCTCCACAACCGCAAAGAGTCCCCAGCCAAACACCATCACACAAACACCTTTCAGCACCAAAAGCTTTGTCCAAAGGTCCCCAAAATTGCCAGTTTCCTTAAAAATCAGTCAGAGGAAGCTAAGTGGACATGAGGAAGCGGAATCAAAGGAGGTAGAGAGGTCCACGCAGGAGCTCTTGAGGGCCTCAGCTGACAACGAGAACTACCTTACCATTCCGGTCAAGTCTCACGCCAGCAGCAACAAACAAGCCTCATCTGCTGATAAAACATCAGTGTACACATTTACCACCCAGACACACCCAACCACTCCTTCAGGACACTTGGGATCCGGGGCCAGGGGCCAGGAAGACCACAACCAGTCCCCTAAACGCTCCAGCATTGTGATGGAGACACGCTCACCAGAGATCCCTTCTGCCACTATTTACCACTCCTTGCCTTTGGGCATTTCCACAAATCAGCCTCAGGTATACTGCTTCTCCCCAGCAATCACCCCTGCTCCCACCCTGGACCCCTTCCTGGCCACCCAGAGGAAGATGCTCCTGGATCCCACCACTGGAAACTACTACCTGGTGGACACTCCTGTGCAGCCGGCCACCAAGCGCCTCTTTGACCCCGAAACAGGCCAGTATGTGGACGTGCCCATGCCGCAACCTCCTATGACCCCGGTGCCCATGCCCATCTCACCTTTGGCCCTCAGTCCAGGAGCATACGGACACACCTACATGATCTACCCAGGCTTCATGCCGACACCATCAGTGATCCCGGCCCGGACGCTGGTGCAGTCGCAGATGTCTGTGCAGTCAGAGGCGGAGAGCGGGGAGAGAGTCTCGTCGCAACAGACTGAGGGTATGTACATGGAGAGTCCTTTCTACATGGCCACTGGAAAGTCTCCCCAGGCGGCCTCCGGGGCTCAACAGCAGGCCACCACGAACAAGCCGCCGCAAGGCTTCTCCAGCTTTAAGCAGCCGGTCATCAGCATCACCTCCCAGCAGGGGCCCAGGATCGTTGCCCCGCCCTCGTTTGACGGGACCACCATGAGCTTCGTGGTGGAGCACAGATAA
- the trmt10a gene encoding RNA (guanine-9-)-methyltransferase domain-containing protein 2 isoform X1, producing the protein MADDSVKSEASVQQENDNGDSKSSQKTVNSNGEAAAESQPLSKRQRKKLLKQQKWEEERELRKQRRKERKQQRRLQRQNHHHQEEEEGGEAQNVRKRPRREVTPSSLRLVVDCSFDNLMLLKDVRKLHKQIQRCYAENRRASHPVQFYLTSLGGQLKQSMDEKDKGWVNWKDISIKVEHYSEVVVKEELVYLTSDSPNVLEELDQKKAYVIGGLVDHNHHKGITFERAKELGIDHAQLPLSSFVKMNSRKVLAVNHVFEIILAYLEKGSWQEAFFTILPQRKGAVAVDQDGTTIPENEEEDSDSDSDPDPDTTDQTEKIA; encoded by the exons ATGGCTGATGATAGCGTGAAAAGTGAAGCGTCAGTCCAGCAGGAGAATGATAATGGAGATAGTAAGAGCAGTCAGAAGACAGTGAACAGTAATGGAGAAGCTGCAGCTGAAAGCCAACCTCTGTCCAAAAGGCAAAGGAAGAAGCTTCTGAAGCAGCAGAAatgggaagaagagagggagctACGAAA GCAGAGACGAAAGGAGAGGAAGCAGCAGCGTCGGCTGCAGAggcaaaatcatcatcatcaggaggaggaggagggaggagaagccCAGAATGTCAGGAAACGTCCACGCAGAGAGGTGACGCCCAGCTCACTGAGGCTGGTGGTGGACTGCAGCTTCGACAACCTCATGCTGCTCAAG GATGTCCGGAAGCTTCACAAACAGATCCAGCGGTGCTATGCTGAGAACAGACGAGCCTCGCATCCAGTGCAG TTTTATCTGACAAGCCTGGGAGGACAGTTGAAACAGAGCATGGATGAAAAGGACAAAGGATGGGTAAACTGGAAG GACATTAGCATTAAAGTGGAGCACTACAGTGAAGTTGTGGTTAAGGAGGAGCTGGTATACCTGACATCAGACTCTCCCAACGTGCTGGAAGAGCTGGACCAAAAAAAGGCCTATGTGATAGGAGGCCTGGTGGACCACAACCATCATAAG gGGATCACCTTTGAGAGGGCGAAGGAGCTGGGGATCGATCACGCCCAGCTTCCTCTGAGCAGTTTTGTTAAGATGAACAGTCGGAAGGTTCTGGCAGTCAACCATG TGTTTGAGATCATCCTGGCATACCTGGAAAAGGGCAGCTGGCAGGAGGCCTTCTTCACCATCCTGCCTCAAAGGAAAGGAGCAGTGGCTGTCGACCAGGATGGAACAACTATTCCGGAAAATGAGGAGGAAGATTCCGACTCTGACTCTGACCCCGACCCCGACACAACAGACCAAACTGAGAAAATAGCCTAA
- the trmt10a gene encoding RNA (guanine-9-)-methyltransferase domain-containing protein 2 isoform X2, producing MVHERCFPSLTCCLPSDRNSVIHLQETADQHSASGQRRKERKQQRRLQRQNHHHQEEEEGGEAQNVRKRPRREVTPSSLRLVVDCSFDNLMLLKDVRKLHKQIQRCYAENRRASHPVQFYLTSLGGQLKQSMDEKDKGWVNWKDISIKVEHYSEVVVKEELVYLTSDSPNVLEELDQKKAYVIGGLVDHNHHKGITFERAKELGIDHAQLPLSSFVKMNSRKVLAVNHVFEIILAYLEKGSWQEAFFTILPQRKGAVAVDQDGTTIPENEEEDSDSDSDPDPDTTDQTEKIA from the exons atggtccaTGAGAgatgtttccccagcctcacatGCTGCCTCCCGTCAGACAGGAattctgtgatccacctgcaggagacagctgatcagcacagtgcttcagg GCAGAGACGAAAGGAGAGGAAGCAGCAGCGTCGGCTGCAGAggcaaaatcatcatcatcaggaggaggaggagggaggagaagccCAGAATGTCAGGAAACGTCCACGCAGAGAGGTGACGCCCAGCTCACTGAGGCTGGTGGTGGACTGCAGCTTCGACAACCTCATGCTGCTCAAG GATGTCCGGAAGCTTCACAAACAGATCCAGCGGTGCTATGCTGAGAACAGACGAGCCTCGCATCCAGTGCAG TTTTATCTGACAAGCCTGGGAGGACAGTTGAAACAGAGCATGGATGAAAAGGACAAAGGATGGGTAAACTGGAAG GACATTAGCATTAAAGTGGAGCACTACAGTGAAGTTGTGGTTAAGGAGGAGCTGGTATACCTGACATCAGACTCTCCCAACGTGCTGGAAGAGCTGGACCAAAAAAAGGCCTATGTGATAGGAGGCCTGGTGGACCACAACCATCATAAG gGGATCACCTTTGAGAGGGCGAAGGAGCTGGGGATCGATCACGCCCAGCTTCCTCTGAGCAGTTTTGTTAAGATGAACAGTCGGAAGGTTCTGGCAGTCAACCATG TGTTTGAGATCATCCTGGCATACCTGGAAAAGGGCAGCTGGCAGGAGGCCTTCTTCACCATCCTGCCTCAAAGGAAAGGAGCAGTGGCTGTCGACCAGGATGGAACAACTATTCCGGAAAATGAGGAGGAAGATTCCGACTCTGACTCTGACCCCGACCCCGACACAACAGACCAAACTGAGAAAATAGCCTAA